Proteins from one Rosa chinensis cultivar Old Blush chromosome 7, RchiOBHm-V2, whole genome shotgun sequence genomic window:
- the LOC112175651 gene encoding serine/threonine-protein kinase AFC2 isoform X2: protein MGEGTFGQVLECWDREKKEMVAIKIVRGIKKYREAAMIEIEMLQQLGKHDKGGSRCVQLRNWFDYRNHICIVFEKLGPSLYDFLKKNNYRSFPIDLVREIGRQLLECVAFMHDLSLIHTDLKPENILLVSQDYVRVPDYNKSSSRSPKDSSYYKRVPKSSAIKVIDFGSTTYERQDQNYIVSTRHYRAPEVILGMGWSYPCDVWSIGCILVELCTGEALFQTHENLEHLAMMERVLGPLPQHILKRADRHADKYVRRGRLDWPEGAASRESIKAVQKLARLQNLIMQHVDHSAGDLIHLLQGLLKYDPSDRLTAREALRHSFFTRDNLRR, encoded by the exons ATGGGTGAAGGTACATTTGGTCAGGTTTTGGAGTGCTGGGACagagaaaaaaaggaaatgGTTGCCATAAAAATTGTTCGTGGGATCAAGAAATATCGTGAAGCAGctatgattgaaattgaaatgctgCAACAACTTGGTAAACATGATAAAGGTGGCAGCCG TTGTGTGCAATTACGGAACTGGTTTGACTATCGTAACCATATCTGTATT GTGTTTGAGAAGCTTGGACCAAGCTTATACGATTTTCTCAAGAAAAACAATTACCGCTCATTTCCCATTGATCTCGTCCGTGAGATTGGCAGACAACTGTTGGAATGTGTAGCAT TCATGCATGATCTCTCTCTTATTCATACCGACTTGAAGCCAGAGAACATACTTCTTGTTTCTCAGGATTACGTTAGAGTCCCGGATTATAATAAG AGCTCATCTCGATCACCCAAAGATAGCTCTTACTATAAAAGAGTACCAAAGTCGAGTGctattaaggtgattgattttGGTAGCACAACTTATGAGCGTCAAGATCAGAACTATATTGTATCAACCCGTCATTACCGTGCACCAGAGGTTATTCTTG GAATGGGCTGGAGCTACCCTTGCGATGTATGGAGCATTGGTTGTATCTTAGTGGAGTTGTGCACG GGTGAGGCTTTGTTTCAGACTCATGAGAACTTGGAACACCTTGCCATGATGGAGCGGGTACTTGGTCCCCTGCCCCAGCATATATTAAAGAGAGCAGA CCGACATGCTGACAAGTACGTCAGGAGAGGTAGATTGGATTGGCCAGAAGGTGCTGCCTCAAGAGAGAGTATCAAGGCTGTTCAGAAGCTTGCTCGTCTTCAGAATCTTATAATGCAGCACGTAGACCATTCAGCTGGTGACCTTATCCACCTCTTGCAGGGGCTGCTGAAGTATGATCCTTCAGATAGACTTACAGCTCGTGAAGCCCTTAGGCATTCGTTTTTTAC
- the LOC112175651 gene encoding serine/threonine-protein kinase AFC2 isoform X3 yields MIKVAAVMHDLSLIHTDLKPENILLVSQDYVRVPDYNKSSSRSPKDSSYYKRVPKSSAIKVIDFGSTTYERQDQNYIVSTRHYRAPEVILGMGWSYPCDVWSIGCILVELCTGEALFQTHENLEHLAMMERVLGPLPQHILKRADRHADKYVRRGRLDWPEGAASRESIKAVQKLARLQNLIMQHVDHSAGDLIHLLQGLLKYDPSDRLTAREALRHSFFTRDNLRR; encoded by the exons ATGATAAAGGTGGCAGCCG TCATGCATGATCTCTCTCTTATTCATACCGACTTGAAGCCAGAGAACATACTTCTTGTTTCTCAGGATTACGTTAGAGTCCCGGATTATAATAAG AGCTCATCTCGATCACCCAAAGATAGCTCTTACTATAAAAGAGTACCAAAGTCGAGTGctattaaggtgattgattttGGTAGCACAACTTATGAGCGTCAAGATCAGAACTATATTGTATCAACCCGTCATTACCGTGCACCAGAGGTTATTCTTG GAATGGGCTGGAGCTACCCTTGCGATGTATGGAGCATTGGTTGTATCTTAGTGGAGTTGTGCACG GGTGAGGCTTTGTTTCAGACTCATGAGAACTTGGAACACCTTGCCATGATGGAGCGGGTACTTGGTCCCCTGCCCCAGCATATATTAAAGAGAGCAGA CCGACATGCTGACAAGTACGTCAGGAGAGGTAGATTGGATTGGCCAGAAGGTGCTGCCTCAAGAGAGAGTATCAAGGCTGTTCAGAAGCTTGCTCGTCTTCAGAATCTTATAATGCAGCACGTAGACCATTCAGCTGGTGACCTTATCCACCTCTTGCAGGGGCTGCTGAAGTATGATCCTTCAGATAGACTTACAGCTCGTGAAGCCCTTAGGCATTCGTTTTTTAC
- the LOC112175651 gene encoding serine/threonine-protein kinase AFC2 isoform X1 produces MEMERVVEFPHTHMDRRPRKRARLGWDVPQAPKAQVGMFCGQEVGNMTSFAPLMAPSLYTTSSLFDKEVARNGSPPWREDDKDGHYMFSLGENLTARYKIQSKMGEGTFGQVLECWDREKKEMVAIKIVRGIKKYREAAMIEIEMLQQLGKHDKGGSRCVQLRNWFDYRNHICIVFEKLGPSLYDFLKKNNYRSFPIDLVREIGRQLLECVAFMHDLSLIHTDLKPENILLVSQDYVRVPDYNKSSSRSPKDSSYYKRVPKSSAIKVIDFGSTTYERQDQNYIVSTRHYRAPEVILGMGWSYPCDVWSIGCILVELCTGEALFQTHENLEHLAMMERVLGPLPQHILKRADRHADKYVRRGRLDWPEGAASRESIKAVQKLARLQNLIMQHVDHSAGDLIHLLQGLLKYDPSDRLTAREALRHSFFTRDNLRR; encoded by the exons ATGGAGATGGAGCGCGTGGTGGAGTTTCCTCACACTCACATGGATCGTCGTCCCCGAAAGAGAGCGCGTCTGGGCTGGGACGTTCCTCAGGCCCCAAAG GCTCAGGTAGGAATGTTTTGTGGACAAGAGGTTGGGAATATGACAAGCTTTGCTCCTTTGATGGCACCCTCACTCTACACTACTAGTTCCCTATTTGATAAGGAAGTAGCTCGAAATGGTTCACCCCCATGGAGAGAAGATGACAAAGATGGGCATTACATGTTTTCGCTGGGAGAAAATTTAACAGCTCGCT ACAAAATCCAAAGCAAAATGGGTGAAGGTACATTTGGTCAGGTTTTGGAGTGCTGGGACagagaaaaaaaggaaatgGTTGCCATAAAAATTGTTCGTGGGATCAAGAAATATCGTGAAGCAGctatgattgaaattgaaatgctgCAACAACTTGGTAAACATGATAAAGGTGGCAGCCG TTGTGTGCAATTACGGAACTGGTTTGACTATCGTAACCATATCTGTATT GTGTTTGAGAAGCTTGGACCAAGCTTATACGATTTTCTCAAGAAAAACAATTACCGCTCATTTCCCATTGATCTCGTCCGTGAGATTGGCAGACAACTGTTGGAATGTGTAGCAT TCATGCATGATCTCTCTCTTATTCATACCGACTTGAAGCCAGAGAACATACTTCTTGTTTCTCAGGATTACGTTAGAGTCCCGGATTATAATAAG AGCTCATCTCGATCACCCAAAGATAGCTCTTACTATAAAAGAGTACCAAAGTCGAGTGctattaaggtgattgattttGGTAGCACAACTTATGAGCGTCAAGATCAGAACTATATTGTATCAACCCGTCATTACCGTGCACCAGAGGTTATTCTTG GAATGGGCTGGAGCTACCCTTGCGATGTATGGAGCATTGGTTGTATCTTAGTGGAGTTGTGCACG GGTGAGGCTTTGTTTCAGACTCATGAGAACTTGGAACACCTTGCCATGATGGAGCGGGTACTTGGTCCCCTGCCCCAGCATATATTAAAGAGAGCAGA CCGACATGCTGACAAGTACGTCAGGAGAGGTAGATTGGATTGGCCAGAAGGTGCTGCCTCAAGAGAGAGTATCAAGGCTGTTCAGAAGCTTGCTCGTCTTCAGAATCTTATAATGCAGCACGTAGACCATTCAGCTGGTGACCTTATCCACCTCTTGCAGGGGCTGCTGAAGTATGATCCTTCAGATAGACTTACAGCTCGTGAAGCCCTTAGGCATTCGTTTTTTAC